A single Cucumis melo cultivar AY chromosome 4, USDA_Cmelo_AY_1.0, whole genome shotgun sequence DNA region contains:
- the LOC103502687 gene encoding uncharacterized protein LOC103502687, translated as MWFCFREVLKQPPKPTRYPLYPPNQNPSMSTSTAEETVEGLHLLGQPTFTELDNGRFRCVETGHEVLAKDKDSYSRTKRCRLGLVDFALSRRKAPLNMFEQDPLSRSKLKCKLTGDTINKTEEHIWKHINGKRFLNKLEQKESEKDSMAKSGEQQSKKKAAKELKPSTENSKKKKKKKKKEQEETISEAQECNGESDPEDAFWMPPVGQRWDNDNGGDRWASGSDLEHESDKIIAMDDEDDKDEHGGNKSDEDKHHENESDELSKRTKRMSIEIGPSSFASRKKKSKKSST; from the exons ATGTGGTTTTGTTTTAGGGAGGTTTTAAAACAGCCCCCAAAGCCCACCCGATACCCCCTTTATCCCCCAAATCAAAACCCATCAATGTCGACGAGTACCGCCGAGGAGACGGTGGAAGGGCTGCACCTTCTAGGGCAACCGACCTTCACGGAGCTCGACAATGGCCGCTTCCGCTGCGTTGAGACTGGTCACGAAGTTCTTGCCAAGGATAAGGACTCTTATTCTCGGACCAAACGCTGCCGTCTTGGCCTTGTCGATTTCGCTTTGTCCCGTCGGAAAGCTCCTCTCAATATGTTCGAGCAGGACCCTCTCTCTCG TTCGAAGCTAAAATGCAAACTGACTGGTGATACGATCAACAAAACAGAGGAACATATATGGAAGCACATCAACGGCAAACGATTCCTCAACAAATTAG AGCAAAAGGAGTCAGAGAAAGATTCAATGGCTAAATCAGGAGAGCAGCAAAGCAAGAAGAAGGCCGCCAAGGAGTTGAAGCCAAGTACAGAaaattcaaagaagaagaagaagaagaagaagaaggaacaGGAGGAGACTATTTCTGAAGCTCAGGAATGCAATGGGGAAAGtgatccggaggatgccttctGGATGCCTCCAGTAGGGCAACGTTGGGATAATGACAATGGAGGAGACCGATGGGCTTCAGGATCAGATTTGGAGCATGAAAGTGATAAAATCATTGCAATGG ATGACGAGGATGATAAAGATGAACACGGTGGAAACAAGTCAGATGAAGATAAACACCATGAAAATGAGTCAGATGAATTGTCTAAGCG TACCAAAAGAATGTCGATAGAGATTGGACCCAGCAGTTTTGCttcaagaaagaagaagagtaAGAAAAGCTCTACGTGA